In one window of Helianthus annuus cultivar XRQ/B chromosome 17, HanXRQr2.0-SUNRISE, whole genome shotgun sequence DNA:
- the LOC110922322 gene encoding auxin-responsive protein SAUR20, translating into MAIRLPRIIQARQILKRSLSNGGSTPASMDIPKGYFAIYVGEQEKKRFVVPVSILSEPRFQKLLHQSEQEFGYNHPMGGITISCSEDIFTDLASRFGAF; encoded by the coding sequence ATGGCCATCCGTCTGCCTCGTATCATTCAAGCAAGACAAATTCTCAAACGATCCCTCTCTAATGGTGGCAGCACTCCCGCATCTATGGATATCCCCAAAGGCTATTTTGCCATTTATGTTGGGGAACAAGAGAAGAAGCGGTTTGTAGTCCCTGTATCAATATTAAGCGAGCCTAGATTTCAAAAGTTACTGCATCAGTCAGAGCAAGAGTTTGGATACAACCATCCCATGGGCGGGATCACGATATCATGTAGTGAAGACATATTCACCGATCTCGCTTCTCGTTTTGGAGCATTTTGA